A window from Branchiostoma floridae strain S238N-H82 chromosome 16, Bfl_VNyyK, whole genome shotgun sequence encodes these proteins:
- the LOC118403461 gene encoding uncharacterized protein LOC118403461, which produces MTPIGRDGHFSSDVVARVLQLDAWNYVGGTYDSTTGVASLWSNGELAREQYIGVTEVASQHPVRVAVRAQDEDDPRYFAGRIACLQLYNYAMTQEQIVAARDACKESVFPTVPGQLLTTTTSSDIQTAYTCEWGTLHLSCAEGKTLLIMDATFGRASPDRYPACGCSVCSTNCRAASSLSVVRGACQGQQQCAVRADYFVFGGDPCLGVQKYLDTSYRCMTGVWLVRDPSWVVDSAGTPWAPGNGVTYDAAKALDGDTGTYWNPQEVWANCYIVLDLTASHTITRVAVNNYGDTIHDIAAFTLQKSQVGSPYDWEGAVTVTTVQGGTSQRQEFGGFEGTARYWRFLITETHSGWQPWLIELDLYGLLEG; this is translated from the exons atgac GCCGATAGGCAGAGATGGACATTTTTCATCTGATGTAGTTGCGAGAGTGCTGCAACTGGACGCCTGGAACTACGTTGGTGGAACCTACGACAGCACAACAGGAGTGGCCTCCCTCTGGAGCAACGGGGAACTGGCACGTGAACAATACATCGGGGTTACTGAAGTTGCAAGTCAGCATCCTGTCCGGGTGGCGGTGAGGGCCCAGGACGAAGATGATCCTCGGTACTTCGCGGGGCGTATCGCCTGCCTGCAACTGTACAACTACGCCATGACTCAAGAACAGATTGTCGCAGCGCGCGATGCTTGTAAAG AATCGGTGTTTCCGACAGTCCCTGGTCAGTTGCTGACAACAACAACCTCAAGCGATATACAAACAGCCTACACCTGTGAGTGGGGCACCTTGCATCTGTCGTGCGCGGAGGGTAAGACGCTCCTGATCATGGACGCCACCTTCGGCCGGGCGTCGCCCGATCGGTACCCCGCCTGTGGATGTTCCGTCTGTAGCACCAACTGCCGGGCAGCCAGCAGCCTGTCAGTGGTGAGGGGAGCCTGCCAGGGCCAACAGCAGTGCGCAGTGCGGGCCGATTACTTCGTATTCGGCGGAGACCCCTGCTTGGGTGTGCAGAAGTACCTGGATACGTCATACCGCTGTATGACAG GTGTGTGGCTGGTAAGGGATCCGTCATGGGTTGTGGACTCCGCCGGCACACCGTGGGCCCCAGGCAACGGAGTGACGTATGATGCCGCAAAGGCCTTGGATGGAGACACTGGGACCTACTGGAACCCCCAAGAGGTCTGGGCCAACTGTTACATTGTACTGGACCTCACAGCGTCACATACTATCACTCGCGTCGCTGTAAACAACTACGGAGACACAATCCATGACATTGCAGCCTTTACGCTGCAAAAGTCGCAGGTTGGGAGTCCGTACGACTGGGAGGGCGCCGTGACCGTTACTACCGTGCAGGGAGGGACGAGCCAGCggcaggagttcggcgggttTGAGGGAACAGCTCGGTATTGGAGGTTCCTAATTACTGAGACCCACTCGGGCTGGCAGCCATGGCTCATAGAGCTAGACCTCTACGGACTATTAGAAG GGTAG